The following are encoded in a window of Roseimaritima ulvae genomic DNA:
- the ppnP gene encoding pyrimidine/purine nucleoside phosphorylase has translation MDTKMALQVNEYFDGKVKSIGFENGEGRATAGVMAAGEYQFGTSEQELMKVVSGELNIRLPGETDFQSYPSGSEFRVEANVKFDVRVETPTAYVCFYGG, from the coding sequence ATGGACACCAAAATGGCCCTGCAGGTTAACGAATATTTTGATGGGAAAGTCAAATCGATCGGGTTTGAAAACGGCGAAGGCCGAGCCACCGCGGGCGTGATGGCGGCCGGCGAATACCAATTTGGCACCAGCGAGCAGGAATTGATGAAGGTCGTCAGCGGAGAACTGAACATCCGTCTGCCAGGCGAAACCGACTTCCAGAGCTACCCCAGCGGCAGCGAATTTCGCGTCGAAGCGAATGTCAAATTCGACGTCCGCGTGGAAACGCCCACGGCCTACGTTTGCTTCTATGGTGGCTGA